Below is a genomic region from Rhododendron vialii isolate Sample 1 chromosome 5a, ASM3025357v1.
gaccggaaagggcttcatccgagcagttttttttgaaccgttcaatgaaaactgctcggatgaagcccttcccggtcattttttttgctgatttctcgcggggacccttaaaatcacgttctgatcactttgagcggctcggatcatcgaaattcaatcgggaaggaaagtcccgcattttaaaaaaataagggatccctcaccggaacctgacttatatatatatatgattattGCCAAACTCTTTGGCTACTGTGGAATCATTTTGCTGTTTCCAAAGTGTTATAGTGTGCtgattgacttttttttttttaatagtttgatATTTCATAAGTGAGTAAATTGTATTAACAAAGCACTAAAGGGGTGCTTCCTGATAGAAACgaaggaaacaaaaatgaatCTTCTATACGCCAAATCTACATAAAAAAGGCCCTTCAAGATCCAAAAATCGGTTCAAATTGTAGGATGAAATCCACCTGAGAACAAACTGTACAAATCGACCAAAATTCTACCCAAATGATAATGGTACTCCATCCTTTCCTAATTGTTGGTCCACTATTCCGTTTTGGGATGTTTGAAAATGTTTGTCCCTCTTGGAAAGTCAATAATCTAAAATTGTCATGTTTCCAAAACCATCCTCATTCCTCACAAATATCTATGATTGTACTACAATTGAGTTAGAATAATGGGCAAAAATGGGAATAACGCTTAGGGATTTGACTTTGAGTGTAATCATTACATGTTCCTTTAAAAAGTTGGAATCCCCCTAAAGCACACAATTAGGAACGAAGGGAGTAGCTTCCAAGCCATCAAAATTCATCTAAGTCCGTAACTTTTTTGCCGCTACTTTGGTAACCTTATTCAGTCGTCTCCAAGTCTTCCACAATCCACATCAAAGGGAAAATTCCAAAGCACCTAACCTTCTTACTTGTCCGAACTACTCTGCCTCCAAAGATTCATCAACTTTTTGGTACATTTGCTGAAACAGAGACaccatccaaaccaaacaagaaacaaGTCCTTTTCTCTAGCCAATTAATTAGATGGCCTcaacgagaggagtctaaaaagaaaaagtatgacaaaaagcaaaataaaattaactaaATACGAAAAATTACCAAACAGCtggtatttttgttgttttgtattttaaactTCATTCCACGTTTGCAtactttttgattcctctcatcgcaacgaatgattaatcccaaagattatgacgaaaaactaaacaaaaaattacgaaaaataaaagaggCCGTAAAAAATACCGGACCAAAAATTAAGGGAGGATGGGGACGAAGCTGACTTTCGCTGAGCAATGGGATTTGGGACCTCTGGTACTGTTACTTACCTTTgttgttttgtattttaaactTCATTCCACGTTTGCAtactttttgattcctctcatcgcaacgaatgattaatcccaaagattatgacgaaaaactaaacaaaaaattacaaaaaataaaagaggccATAAAAAATACCGGACCAAAAATTAATGGAGGATGGGGACGAAGCTGACTTTCACTGAGCAATGGGATTTCGGACCTCCGGTACTGTTACTTACCTTTGTATCGTCCGATACGGCCTGATGTTGACCAACAGATGGCTATAAAATACAGAAGTAGATGCCGCTATGTAGAACCCTGCCTAATATCATAAAATTACAGTTACTGAGGGCCAACATTTTGTAATATCTTGTCTATGTATTCAGATAAGGTTACAAGTAATTCCTCTCTCTTCGTATTATTACATGTTCCACAACGGGCATCTGTAAAATAGTTTTGTTATTTCATCTAGTTGGCAGAAAACAGGactaaaagttgattattctaAAAGTCTCCGCTGCATGGAAATTTTCTTTGACGGATCAGTCTTTTCAAATCCCTCTGACTGACTGCTTGTAGTTAGTAGATTATCTCATAAGCTTTTGTTTGTTGAGACAGGCATGGGAGTGCACTCCTGGCAAAGAAATGCCATGGAATATCTTGTCTTTGTTTACTACCTCTGGAATGCTGTTTCTTGAAGTAAGCTTGATGGCCTTCTTACTCCAAGGAAATCATGCAAGTGGGCTGGAGGCTTTAACACGTACATTTGTTGTCTCTGGAGTCATCGTTGGTTTAGATGTACTTCTCAAGGTATTCTTCGATATTCAACTGAAAAGTATTTCCTTCCTTTTGAAGCTGTTATTTGTAATTGAAACGTGTTATGTTATTTGAATCTTGGGGCTAGAGGCAACTAATGGTTCCACTCAGggttgcaaacgaaccgagccgctcaCGAGCGGCTCGCAACTCAGCTCGTTAGTGACTCGTTCAAGCTCGACTCGAAACGTAAATGAACGAGCTCAAGCCGGATTATTCAGCTTGTTTCAtgaacgagtcgagctcgagcttgccAAAACTCGGCTCGAGCTGGCTTGTGAgccgtgtatgtgtatatacacacacacacacatacatatatacgtaATGTAATTTATTAATTATTGCTATCATCAATGTGGTAGCTGGGTGTCTTCCACGCATGAGGAGAAACATACTAGTTAGCTTTATAGGCACAAAGAAGGCCCTCTTAAGCTTGTTTTTCCAATGTGGGAGAAGTGAACAGTAAAGCCAAAGTGTTTTATCACTTCTTTTCTACTCCCACATCGGGCACTTAGAGAAGTGAGCAATGCTGAGCACGTTATAAATAGAGGGAGAACCGCTTCCATTCTCTAAGTTGCTGAACTTGGCTTGGTTACCAAGCCCATTTGAGTTGAGCTCGagccaattaaaaaatattcgaACTGAGCTCGAGCCTAGAAATTGAAGCTCGTCTCGAGCTCGAGCCAGGCATTTTTGAGCCGAGCCTGAACATGCTGAAACTCAGCTCGGCTTGGCACGATTGCAGCCCTAGTTCCACTTTGGTGCAATCATGGAGGGACGCTTTTCCGACCCTTTTTGTGGTCACACATTCATACATAAATAGTTTGTAGGGTTAGACCAACTATCCCACACTTCTTTACGAACTGAATTGTGTGTTGGGCTGTTGGCTGAGCTGAGTCAAATTGAAACTGCAAATATTAATATAATTTGCAATGTGTCTTCTAACTTCTTGACGATCTGGTTAATTGAGTGGAAATTTAACTATCGTTAAGTGGTTAATTTATCCTCAATTCGTTTTACTGTTTCTTTTCTGTTGAAATTATGCATCAGAACTCATGTCGTAATTGTTATGTGACAAATTAATGTGAAGTCTGACCCGTATCTTACCTAGTGAGGAGATGGAGATGAAATGTTAGGGATTGCCAGTCTAAAGTAATGGTTCTCACTTCAAGACATTTTGGATTGCCTTTATACTAAATATTATGTGTTGTAAGGTTGTTCTTTTATAAGTGTCCCCTTTGCAGGCTATTTATCTCTTTGGACTTGCAATTCCTTTGTTCATTGATAACAATAAAGATACACACCGGGTTAAATGGGGCTTGTGGGTTGTCCACAAGCTACTGCTTACTGCTGTTTATGGCTTCATTTTATTCATCTACCACTcaagatggagagagaggttACCTGGTCAGTTTGCTTTATACAGCTACCTAAACATTGTACAATTATCTTTTTGTAGCATTAGTGCAATCTTTAATTTacttttgtttctctcttcttttcaacAGCAAGACCTGCATTTTACAACTATATCATCGTGATGTTTTTGGTGAATGCTTTTGCTCTATTTGCTTGTGCACTTACTGGACAAGGTGCTGGATTTGGGTTCTGGTAAGCCTTGAACTGATTTCGTTCACATTGTGAAATATTTCGTTAAGTCCTTATTCAAGGTTTACTATTCaaagtgattttattttgtgattctttctttttaattttgttttttgcaggTTGTATGATGTCACTGTTATTTGCTACCATGCCTTTTATCTTCCCCTACTATACGTAACATTCCTAGCTGACTTTTTTCAGGTTATTATCTGTTGCATATTGGTCTTCTATTATGTTTTCCGTACTAGTTTGTTACAAATCTGGACCTTTTATGATTAACGATATGTGATGGCAACAGGAGGAAGATTTACATTTAGAGAACGTGTACTACTCGGAGATGAAAGATGCTGGTTTCTTTGACGCTGATTGGGAATGATATGGTAAAACTTCCGATGGTTGACTGTAAATAAGAGAAAACAGTTACGCTGGATTTGTGCGTAGGTTGATTGTGCAGCTTGAAGGAAGAACCAAGTTTTGTTTATCTTCAAAGATATAATTTCATGATATTTGTGCTGCTGAACTTAGTAGTATAAAATTTACTGTTATTCGTCAGGATGTCTCATGTCTGATTGTTATGATCTCTGCTGGAAATTTTTTAAACGAGAggggaatttctctctctgctttACATGGACATCTGCAAAATGGGTTTCTGGTGCTCTTTTGTAGATCATGTAAATCTGCGTAAATAGTAAATAAGCAGGCTCGTTGAATCATTTGATTCTCccaatacacttttttttttttttttgggggggggggggggggggtggttgtTTTCAAGTTTAAAGATCTAAAATATTCCTTCCTATATTAGCTCCAGCAGAGGTTGCGTGTAGTTAGTCtcataaaaatttcaaatatttagtGCAAAATTTTTCGCACTCAGGTTAAATAACTACTCGAGGTCTTTAAATTAGAGTGAAAAACTTTAAAATCATATAGAAAAGAACTTTACCTTtcaataatttgaaaatttagtaTTGCACCCATTTAAGCCGAAAGTAGAGTTGTAAAACAGCAAGAGTAACAAACATTCATACTTTTCTACCATGTATCGAAGATCAGACTCTTCCAATTCAACTCCAACGCTTTGAAGTACACAAGTGGAgggagatagatagagagaagataataaaaagaagagagaatttATTGGAAACCAAGAGGCCCTCACCAGCAGCTGATCATGGAGAATGGACCATAAAGCAGTATTGTAGCAACCATCAACAACACAAGTTATACAAATGCAACTAAGAGACCATATTTTAGGGATGCAATAAAATCCACTCATTTCCTCAACCTAacccaaataaaacaaagagcttcttaaaaattgaaaaaggcGTTCCCTTGAGAGATACTTCTGTCAAAGACAATTACAGATCTGAAGCCTACAGCAGAACTCGATCAAACTAATTACAATCAGACAAAGTAAAAAACCAACCATCCAACAACTGACCAAAGCACCAAGGTTGAGATCTTAAAAGTCTAATGCTGAACAGAAATAAAACAACAGAGTGTCGAGCTCTCaaactttttattaaaaaaacagttcggagttctaactttcaacacaaagaggaagaaaaacagTAGACATAACAAGGGAAGCCTCTCCCAACCCAACGAATAGAGGATGAGAAGAAAGATCTTTATGTGCgaattggaaaaaaatgagaatgaaaaAATTTACCCTCCAACTCAAACACGAGGAAAATGCTGTTCTCGGCCGATTGAATCTGTTTGGGTCCAGTAGGTTTGCTGTTCTCCCAGAATTAAGTCGAAAAATAGGCCAGCGCCCCTGTATGTAACTCTTCAATATACGCAACAAAAATTCAAGCCACACTTCCTTTCCCTTTAGCCCGTGGATTGCTactcttttctcttcttcccgTATATGATTTTGTCGTTTCTGGAGTATCAACTCCCGCATGCTTATTTCTCCTTGGAGCACCAACAGCCATAGTGTCATCGAAAGGACCTGACCAATTTGGAACCTGttcttttgagtatgtgaataAGTTAGTGCTAAAGGGGATATCAGAAGGAACAAAGGCAGGGTCAATGTGATGTGAAGCGCCCAACGGGACACCGAGAGCTCCGTCCTGGTGAGGTGGAGGAAACTTCTCGCTCTTGCTTTTTGCATTTGCATGGCTGATTAGGCGCCGCCGCTGCTTTGGAGACAAATCAACAAAGAGAATCATGCTAAGGCTCGTTAgcgggaaaagggaaaaagagaatCAGGCTTGTTCAGATGTCAGGCAAATCGGTCAAT
It encodes:
- the LOC131327424 gene encoding protein CANDIDATE G-PROTEIN COUPLED RECEPTOR 2, translating into MRALDVVPVSSPVSNSTLQQDESGGYGGGPRVLYGWLFECHGFWHNVPLIVFSSMFVLYLASHAKKSFGKLSQGRSYIMISYYGVLWLVSVLNLAWCSLQAWECTPGKEMPWNILSLFTTSGMLFLEVSLMAFLLQGNHASGLEALTRTFVVSGVIVGLDVLLKAIYLFGLAIPLFIDNNKDTHRVKWGLWVVHKLLLTAVYGFILFIYHSRWRERLPARPAFYNYIIVMFLVNAFALFACALTGQGAGFGFWLYDVTVICYHAFYLPLLYVTFLADFFQEEDLHLENVYYSEMKDAGFFDADWE